In a genomic window of Acropora muricata isolate sample 2 chromosome 2, ASM3666990v1, whole genome shotgun sequence:
- the LOC136890412 gene encoding bifunctional protein GlmU-like: MEEEKRGETDLLDRNRRTLSCYALRLKPGQEIRECLLTYAKNKNLDAAFVLSCVGSVTQARLRLANADKDNKNKVIEVQGRHEIVSLVGTLAGEGHLHASLSDHHGCVIGGHVMGNMIVFTTAEVVIGNCDMVSFSREMDDQTGFDELVVKEKWETK; the protein is encoded by the exons ATGGAGGAGGAGAAGAGAGGTGAAACAGATCTTTTAGATAGGAATCGGAGAACGCTCTCTTGTTATGCCCTGCGTCTAAAACCAGGGCAGGAAATAAGAGAATGCTTGCTTACTTACGCGAAGAATAAGAACCTTGATGCCGCTTTTGTTCTTTCCTGCGTTGGCAGTGTTACACAAGCCAGACTTCGTTTGGCAAATGCTGATAAAGATAATAAGAATAAG GTAATAGAAGTTCAAGGAAGGCATGAGATTGTTTCATTGGTGGGAACACTTGCCGGTGAAGGTCATCTTCATGCTTCCCTTTCAGACCATCATGGATGTGTTATTGGTGGCCATGTTATGGGCAACATGATAGTTTTTACAACTGCTGAAGTTGTCATTGGAAACTGTGATATGGTTTCATTTTCTCGAGAAATGGATGATCAGACTGGTTTTGATGAACTTGTAGTAAAAGAGAAATGGGAAACCAAGTGA